The Lolium rigidum isolate FL_2022 chromosome 2, APGP_CSIRO_Lrig_0.1, whole genome shotgun sequence genomic interval TGAAAAAATATGAACAAAACTTAAAATGAGTATTCTCTGTATAAAAGTAGGAGTGCACAAATGATTTCTATTTTCGACAATAGCATGAGAAGAACAAGGTGTAAGGAGTAAGTAGTGCTGCAGGTAGCAACAGCTTGCCATGCCATTCTCAGAACCTGGGATTGGCACAGAGGACGCTTTGATAACTAAAATAAAATCATTGCGTAGCAAATTTGCAGTTGATCTATTACAAGAATCGTCGTCATTGGAGCTAAGTAAGTAGCGGAGTCCGTGTTGCACTGGTCAGGCTTCCTTCTGCTCGTGGTGGCTGCCGTTGGTGTCGTTCCGCTCGTTCATGTCGGGTACCGCATCGCCGCCAGTCTCCCCTAGCTTCTCCTGCAGGTACAAAAAATCTAGGTAAATGTCTGTGCCAAAATAATAGTATGTGTACTTGTGTATAAGTAAGGAGTAGACCAACAGCAGTGAATAAATGCTCAGTTTCAGTTACAAGCTGCCGTTGTTGTTGAAACTTGATGTTTTGACAATGGGTGTAGTCAAAGCTTTTTAAATAGTTATTAGATCACATAGTTGTTAAAATCATGTGTGAATTTCTCAAAATGTGCTTTCATGATATACAATTATGATAAGTTTTAAAAATATATTATAATAGAAATAGGTGGACTTTGTCAATTTTTTAGAACTTCAGATCTTTGCCGGAACACAGTGGAGTAATGTTCATGAACCCCAGCTAACCAAAGAAAAGGGGATACCCACAGATGGTATATAGACAATTTATTCTTCAAGGACTGCGAATTTAGCTACCTTTAGAGAAGTATTCTTTAAAAGAAGTTCCTCGTACTCCTTTTTGATCCGTTCAAGCTCGACCCTAAGAGACGAGTTCTCTGCCTTCAAAGCTTCAGCGCGTTGGCCAAGCTCTTCACACTCGGCCTGGAACAAACAGTATCATGCTTAGCTAGTGCGTTCAAGTGAATGGTGAGTACGGCATGTGTTTTAGTACATCATACCTGCTTGCGCAGACGGGACCTGCGTGCTGATTCCCGATTAGACAGCTTCCttttctgcttcttcagttcccttTCATCCTGAATATTGGCAAGGGTACAGTTATGACCTTTCCTACATTGATTTATGGAGAAAATCACCGAAGACGATAAATATGTACTATCAAGAACTAAACTATGAACACAACAGCATAACATTGTAAACTGAGTTCACACTGAACAGTGAAAGATAAATTTCAGCTGAAGTTTGAAGTGAAACAAAAGGTCGTCAAAAGGTACTTAATGTATGGCCAAGAATTACAGTATAAGCAATGTGACAATCAGCTTTGTTCCAGTGGACTCTATTAATGCAAATGTATGGTCAGGCACTAGAAAACAAGCAAGCTTACATAGCAAACTAGTTGCCCTACTCACAGAGAAACATTGTGGTAACAAAGCAAGGCATGTCAATTTTCAAACTTAATATCTTAGTCCAATGTTTATTCTGAAAGTAAGGCAAGCATGTGCATACCCATTGCTCTCCTCGAGCTGAACCAGACGCTACTTTGCTGCGCATTGCAGGAACAGGTGAAGAACCAGTAGCACCCCAGTAGTCCATTCCTATATTCAAGTTTGTCGCAGGACCAGCAACTCCCCCTATCACTGCACCTGATTGTACTGGAACCAACGGCATGGTTTCATTAAATACGCCATGCGAAGATGAATGAGATACACCATTCTGAGCACTGCCTGCATGACCGAATGCACCCTCCATCTTATGCAAACAAATGTGCAAGTTCATTTATCTATTGTAAAACTACAATAAGCCGCCAAATGCCTACCATTTTCATTTACATCATTCTCCTTTGAATGTGAATCCTGCCACAGCAAATTTAGTCCATGAGTCAAGAGAAAGGACATCAGGAAAAATTGTTTGTCAAATTAAAGACACAAGGCTGACAAACTATTGTTTACAATCGTAATTAACTATTGTACAAGGTTGATAAGGAATCTGACTATTAAACTTCAACCAAAAAAGATATATGATATGGAAAGTATTATCGATATCGAACTTACATTTTGAGAATTGGCATCACttccttcactctcactatcactTCCACTTTCACTGCAGGTTGAAGGTACCATACAATTACTTGTTTTGGAACTAAAGAAACTCGTATTTACCACACAAGGCTAACAAAAAACCTGTTCGATGTAACCCCGTTGGCAGATGGACCAGATGTTCTGCCGGGCTCATTTTTCCCTGAAATTATGatcagaagaaacataaaaataattCCCAAACTTAAAATAACCTTGATATTGAcctttgacaaggcttaccattcaCTTCTGGAGCACCTGGAGCAGCTCCCTGAAAGACATATTTCACAGTTACATGAAGTAGTGACAACCAAAAGATAAAGACAGAAAAAAGAGATTATCACTTACAGCAGGTTCCACATTTCCATTTGTTGCCATAGGATAATGAAATGGATGCACACCCTGCACAATTAGTTATTGATTTGTACAAGCATGCCAGTAAAATTGGAGACAAGGTGTGCGAATCGAAAGATAACATAATGGATTACACTTGTCAGGTGCAAAAGTTCATACAGGAGTGGAGGGATGGGCATATACTGTTCCTGGTGGATACATCATATAAGGTGGTGGTGGCGTCCCGTAAGGTGGTACCATATGCTGCAATTAAAGGGTTGATAGTTTAGGTTTacatacaaaaaaaaacataagcAAACTGCCACTCCCTAACTTTGATCCCTCTGTTCCCCTGACAGAATACATAGTATCATTGAGTAAATAAAATTGGAGGGACCTTTCTGAAATAATAGCAAGATATGTAGGAACAACATGTTCAATTAACAACATGTTCAAGCCCAGGCTGACACTAACCCCCTCCCTCAACCAAGGTAGGCTCATTTCAATAACAGAGACTAAGATTCCAAACAGAGCAAATTCCTACTTTGCTAGTTCTTTAAGCTGAATAGTGTAAATGAGGTAAAAGGGATGAAGTTTCCTATAGGGAGCACCTGAGCTCCCCACATGTATGGATGAGCCTGGCCTGCAGCAACAGGAGGGGGGAAAAACCCATGTGGTGGCATCGCTGAGTATCCCTACCAAGATTTACAGAACCAGAGATAGAGTCAATGATAACATTAAATAAAATGATTGATTCAGTAACGAAAACTGCATTGTCCAGCTTCATTGGTCATTAAATCATAGATAGATAACCTGAAAGCCGGGCCATTCAGGGTAAACTGGAGCTGTAGTTCCAGAGGTAGTGGCTGGAGGTTGCTCCTGAGAATAGGAAAGTAAGAACCCAGAATGGGGTTAGCAAAAAGAGAATGTTTATTAAAACAGAAACATGaaattgtattgtgatccaacagGGGTATTTCCTTCTGCTACTAGACTGGGAAACCAGAACAGAAGTAGCCAAGAAATATTTCGGTAATGCAGTCCATGCTGTTAAATGTTGCTTGAAAACAATGGTGATTAGACTGGCAAGCTGTGGGGTCAGTTTTTCACA includes:
- the LOC124691380 gene encoding transcription factor HBP-1a isoform X1, producing MGSTDPSTPSKASKSSEQEQPPATTSGTTAPVYPEWPGFQGYSAMPPHGFFPPPVAAGQAHPYMWGAQHMVPPYGTPPPPYMMYPPGTVYAHPSTPGVHPFHYPMATNGNVEPAGAAPGAPEVNGKNEPGRTSGPSANGVTSNSESGSDSESEGSDANSQNDSHSKENDVNENGSAQNGVSHSSSHGVFNETMPLVPVQSGAVIGGVAGPATNLNIGMDYWGATGSSPVPAMRSKVASGSARGEQWDERELKKQKRKLSNRESARRSRLRKQAECEELGQRAEALKAENSSLRVELERIKKEYEELLLKNTSLKEKLGETGGDAVPDMNERNDTNGSHHEQKEA
- the LOC124691380 gene encoding transcription factor HBP-1a isoform X2 gives rise to the protein MGSTDPSTPSKASKSSEQEQPPATTSGTTAPVYPEWPGFQGYSAMPPHGFFPPPVAAGQAHPYMWGAQHMVPPYGTPPPPYMMYPPGTVYAHPSTPGVHPFHYPMATNGNVEPAGAAPGAPEVNGKNEPGRTSGPSANGVTSNSESGSDSESEGSDANSQNDSHSKENDVNENVQSGAVIGGVAGPATNLNIGMDYWGATGSSPVPAMRSKVASGSARGEQWDERELKKQKRKLSNRESARRSRLRKQAECEELGQRAEALKAENSSLRVELERIKKEYEELLLKNTSLKEKLGETGGDAVPDMNERNDTNGSHHEQKEA